One Thermodesulfobacteriota bacterium genomic window carries:
- a CDS encoding glycosyltransferase family 4 protein — MESPTRVLFINHSVRDGGPGRSLFYILKYVDKTRIDPFVLVPKEDVFTDLVRNEGLGDRIIVERKFPENVLRPRLNWSWLRSDDEPPALSRLFKILSVILNILDLALFVISSPFLIRRKRINIIYCNGTVAKIVGALMGVFSLCPVIWHVRNIQQTKALWLTINLLSALPVVKKIICVSNPTAGQFHFSRDKIVVIHNGIDPQDFDPEKTMGVLRHEFNIPEGAIVVGSTGRIVPKKGYEYLIRSALAVKGSMGNDMAKVRFVIVGDTPYFFQDNHLQFLKGLVRNHDLEGFFIFTGYKKDVRPYLKDFDVFVIPSNYPDPFPRVVIEAMCFGLPVVGFSVGGIVEAVENGVTGILNQPGNTEQMGKSISRLISDRPLRLSMGAAGRERVMRLFSAKDRSSDVEKNILEVAEKYT, encoded by the coding sequence ATGGAATCACCGACAAGAGTACTCTTCATAAACCACTCTGTGAGGGACGGGGGCCCGGGGCGAAGCCTCTTTTATATCCTGAAATATGTAGATAAAACCAGAATTGACCCTTTTGTCCTGGTGCCCAAGGAGGATGTTTTTACCGATTTGGTAAGAAATGAGGGTCTTGGAGATAGGATTATCGTCGAAAGAAAATTCCCGGAGAACGTTCTCAGGCCGCGGCTCAATTGGAGTTGGCTCAGGAGTGATGATGAGCCTCCTGCCTTATCCAGACTATTCAAAATTCTCTCGGTAATCTTGAATATCCTCGACCTGGCTCTATTCGTAATTTCTTCTCCATTTTTAATAAGAAGGAAGAGAATAAACATAATATACTGCAACGGCACGGTGGCTAAGATCGTGGGCGCGCTGATGGGCGTTTTTAGCCTATGTCCGGTTATATGGCATGTAAGGAATATTCAACAAACCAAAGCTCTATGGCTAACCATCAACCTTCTCTCCGCCCTTCCGGTGGTGAAAAAGATTATATGTGTCTCCAACCCTACTGCGGGTCAGTTTCATTTTAGCCGGGATAAGATAGTGGTTATCCATAATGGGATTGACCCTCAAGACTTCGACCCGGAAAAGACAATGGGCGTTTTACGCCACGAGTTCAACATTCCGGAGGGGGCGATCGTAGTGGGAAGCACGGGGAGGATAGTCCCGAAGAAGGGTTATGAATACCTGATAAGGTCGGCCCTTGCCGTGAAAGGCAGTATGGGTAACGATATGGCCAAGGTTAGATTCGTTATTGTCGGGGATACGCCCTATTTTTTCCAGGATAATCATCTACAGTTTTTAAAAGGTTTGGTGAGGAACCATGACCTTGAGGGTTTCTTCATCTTTACCGGATACAAAAAGGATGTAAGGCCTTACCTCAAGGACTTTGACGTTTTTGTCATACCCTCTAACTATCCGGACCCTTTTCCGAGGGTGGTTATAGAGGCTATGTGCTTTGGCTTGCCGGTAGTAGGCTTCAGCGTCGGCGGTATTGTAGAAGCTGTGGAAAACGGGGTGACCGGGATACTCAACCAGCCCGGGAATACCGAGCAGATGGGTAAGTCTATATCCCGGCTTATTTCAGACCGGCCTCTTCGCCTATCGATGGGAGCAGCCGGCAGGGAGAGGGTGATGAGGTTATTTTCTGCAAAGGATAGAAGCAGTGATGTGGAGAAAAATATATTGGAAGTGGCGGAGAAATATACCTAG